The Cherax quadricarinatus isolate ZL_2023a chromosome 53, ASM3850222v1, whole genome shotgun sequence genome includes a region encoding these proteins:
- the LOC138854223 gene encoding uncharacterized protein has protein sequence MPGVSAVRHTRSAVATVDTLTNMNLLYIQVFVLLAAAVCASDIEKRDADIPLLNKHYRYQRSAEPEAEPTYPRYYVPSYPHLNLYRHVRSAEPEAEPTYPRYNVPSYP, from the exons ATGCCTGGAGTCTCTGCTGTAAGACACACTCGCTCAGCTGTGGCCACAGTTGATACTCTTACAAACATGAATCTATTG TACATACAGGTTTTTGTGTTACTGGCGGCTGCCGTTTGCGCTTCTGATATTGAGAAGCGAGATGCGGA CATACCCTTACTGAATAAACACTATCGCTATCAGAGATCTGCAGAGCCAGAGGCTGAACCTACATACCCTCGTTACTATGTCCCATCTTACCCTCACTTGAATCTCTACCGCCACGTAAGATCTGCAGAGCCAGAGGCTGAACCTACCTACCCTCGGTACAATGTTCCATCCTACCCTTAA